From the genome of Solanum lycopersicum chromosome 12, SLM_r2.1:
aaataagtgagtaaaatttatcacttttaatacataattaattgagaaaagaaaaaaaaaaggaaaagaagcgAACAAGGGTTTGGCATCGGAAATTTGCAAACTGCATCCAGGTGAGATTTCAATTTGTAACTTTTCAATTTCGTAATGAATGAAAATTTATGAGGCAATTCATATGTTTTCTAAGGTGAGAATAAAGAGTGGCATATTGCTTTTCAAAGTTATTGTTGTTACACGTGACTTCTTGGAAATTGGGGGACATGTTGTTGTGGATAATTGTTTGGTCTAATTATTGGGATGGTTATAAGTAGTCATAAGGTGATAGAGGGGTGTTTTGGCCCACATCAAAAGTGTTGCAAATTGTTCCTAAAAGATGAATAAAGTTACTGCCTTTAATTTATATACATGTTAGTATGTAGGTTGATTTTAGTGTTTCTCCAAATtctttatcattattgttatgattattgtaTTATGTTCACAATTAAATTATAGGAAAAACAAAATGTGGGGAAAGAATTGATATGTGAAGTGGGTTAAATAACAAACTGGAAAGTTAGAATTTGTTTCAGAATAGTagtatatgttatttattattattattattattattattagtatacaTATAAGGATGTTAGTGGAGAACCATGACATGTGGTTGGCCATCAATGGCCTTATGAAAGGGTAGTTTTGAGGGTAAGGTGATAATAATCTGCAAATTATTTCGGTCACTAAtttggttatatttttttttattattttattttatttttctctttatcacattataattttaagttttgatatattgacataggtaattaaatatcagatgaattatatcatataaaagcAATTAAAGTTGTAGTCTTAaccttttcttgaatttgataaatatgaGAGTTGGAATATTAATTGGCATCAAGACTTAGGgactttattataaatttgggtgaaGTTTTGGGTCTAAGATAAACATATAGGTATTGTTAGTTTCAAAAACCTTATCGTGGTtacttatttgaatagattgttttgagttggaagttcaacaaaaagggaagactcaagttccgaagtgattgttctactatttgaggcaagtggatttctaaactcttgttaagcgtacgaaattcgtgtatttccttgtgtgatgttgagaatgatttggagacttgttgtttatttgttggtgttgtatttcttgttgtaaattgtgctttgttatcaaatggttatctcctcctttccatttgagcatgtcattgcATGGTATCTGAGACATAGTTGTGGTAGAGGAtgatgtactattttcgagagtcgtatcgcgcgccgcgatggatattatatttcgagggacgtatcgcgcgccgcgatggttactattatcgagggtcgtgtcgtgcaccgcgacagatgcatggacagatatgtcccccatgggtcccggactgagagacagcgggtgtgtatcgttagggaagacatgcatcactatacttgacatcgcatctcatggcattgcacattttattattgatgaacttgaacatgtgttttgctgatcttgtgagtgtttctctgtgaagtttgtgactgttgaatattgagttgttattgagaatgtgtaaactgatagagtgtggttattgagttgtgtgtttggtaaactgtaaactgttaGACTGTAGCATGGAGGtctagatagggtgtaaggagtacccgtattttattcacttaacttgtgtttagaggtttgcttgttgggtaccgcgtggtttggtactcaccccttgcttctacaaacttttgtaggttacgagcccgaaTCTTTGTGATACTTTCtattctcttcgtttccgaggcatcttgtggaggattgtgaggtagctgcttgtcatctcagcgaactttcctactccagtttatgattttgtttttatttgaaagacaacttcatgttagacttctattttgtttcaattctaatgtttacattagaggcttgtgcacgtgacaacctggttttaagtattgaattaatatgacttggtttcatactagaaattgttgttggattgtcatttacttccgcactttgttagatattgagttttaggctgacttgtcttggtgggataagacaagtgccatcacacctatttttgggtcgtgacaaaatggtatcagagccctaggttcataggtctcacgtgtgtacaagtcgagtctaaatagagtctcgatgatcggtacggagacgtctgtacttatctttgagaggctatagtgacttttaggaaacTTCCTTTTTGTTCATTATTTCTCATAGTGCGTAGTCACCTTTtttagtactgagttgttgtatactcttttgacagatgacgaggactagaactaatgttactggtggtagaggggaggcacttccTGAGGtagttgttgaggccccagctagtggtaggggtagatctcgagctagaggtcgtgctagtagtGCGACAGTAACCAGAGGCCGTGGACGTGGAGCAACACCACTGAGAGGTagtgctagagaggtctctaccgaacctcagattgatgacagagaggaccaggttcctccagatcctgtagtcacacctttgcttcaggatacgctattgagggtgttaagtgttCTAGAGGGattttctcagggtggtggtgcaactaccacaccacatgactctcgtactagagagggggctcagacccaagagcagcaacaagctccGGTTGCtcaggatgcggtggggcaactaccagtagatcccgcggttcaTAATGATattgcaccagcagttgggggtcaagttgcatcgatggttgttctgacagaggatgagcagtgtaggtatgagagatttgaaaagatggacccacctcagtttcagggtgggaagagcgaggacgctcattagtttctaactacctgccaagagttactagaggtggttgggtTAGCTGAGTCACATTGGGttcgatatgctacactccagcttcgtggaccagcgagagactggtggaggacttattcgggaTGTTTTCtagttggatctcctccagtgacttgggagcagtttgctagtgcattccaagatcgttttgtcccatggagcgtgagagaggagagtcgcttgaggtttgagagtctgagacaggatggtttatcggttacagagtatgaggcgcgtttttgccagttgtctaggcatgcgttggccattattccaaatgagacagagaggatccgcagatttgtgaggggattgactttctctatcaggtcagctgtgtttcgggcatctagggagggggcttcttttcagtccattgtgagcgccgccaaagaggcagaattgatggagagagaggagtttggggaccctaaaagaTCCTGTATATCAGGacagtttcatggtgcctcatctggaggtaggggatcacagagagtgagtggttcttttcagcagcggggacctattcatgcatctatgctgACATTTGAGGGTGtccagacatctaggggttcttatagcTCGGGTCAGAGCTCGTACGGTTCACAACAGCGACCTACAGGACGaggaaattatagtgggttttcagggtccacacaacagttcccaggtcagagattttgttttacttgtggagatcccgatcatctaatgcggcagtgtacttctcaaaggggtcgtggtgggcctcgacctaattcttcattccagactagaccaccagcaccacagggtagaggtcgtggcagagttcaatcaggtagaggtgatagagtttctagtagtggtgttgcagctcagcagagtgggggtagaggtaccacccaggatggaggtggacgaggaggacactgctatgctttccccgggagacctgaggcggagacctcagatgctgttattacaggtatcatcccagtatgccattgacctgcgtctgtgttgtttgatccaggttctacattctcttatgtgtctacgtattttgctgctaaatttgatatgatatgtgatagcatgactgtacctattcgtgtttctacacccgtgggtaagcccttagtggtggatcgagtgtatcgatcctgtcttgtttctttggctgggtatgacacttgggtagacttaatcattctggggatggtggactttgatgttatcttgggtatggattggctttctccttatcatgctgtccttgattgtaacgctaagactgtgactttagcaatgcctggtattccgagggttgagtggaagagtgctagtggttcttatcctagcaaggtcatctcttttatccgtgctcagaaattggtggagagggggtgtttgtcttacttagcgtTTATTCGAGATACTAGTTTTGAACCACCTtccatggactctgttcccgtggttcaggagtttctcgatgtattaccttctgatcttccaggtgttcctctcgatagggatatcgattttgctattgatttggagccgggcactaagcctatttctatacctccatatcgtatggccccagcagagttgaaagaattgaaggatcagttgcaagatttattgagtaagggttttattggccctagtgtatcaccttggggtgcccctgtattgtttgtgaagaagaaggatgggactatgagaatgtgtattgattacagacagttgaacaaggtaaccgttaagaataagtatcctcttccacgtattgatgacttatttgatcagttacagggagcatcattgttctctaagattgatttgaggtctgggtatcatcagttgaagattagggcatcagatatccctaagacagcttttcgaactcggtatgggcattatgagttcctagtgatgtccttcggattgactaatgcccctgcagcattcatggagttgatgaatggggtgtttcgaccataccttgattcttttgttattgttttcatcgatgacatcttggtttactctaagactgaggaggaccatgtacgacacctgaggattgtacttcagaggttgagagaagagaagttgtacgccaagttctcaaagtgtgagttctggcttacttctgtgacattcttgggacacgtggtgtccaaggagggtattagagtagatccggccaaAATTGAGGCAGTTAAaggctggacgcgacctacttcacctactgagattaggagttttgtgggattggcaggctattatcaacgatttgttcagagtttctctactattgcagctccattgactagattgactcgacaggatgtgagttttcagtggtctgatgagtgtgaggagagctttcaaaagctcaagactttgttgacttctgctcctgtgttgactctacctgaggaaggtgtagactttactgtgtattgtgatgcttcaggagttggtttgggtggtgtgttgatgcagaaggggaaagtgattgcttatgcttttaggcagttgaaatcccatgagaagaactaccctactcatgatttggagttggcagctgtggtatttatacttaagttatggcgtcattatttgtatggggtgcattgtgagatcttcactgatcatcggagtcttcagtatatctttagccagagggatttgaacttgagacaacgaagatggcttgagttgctgaaggactatgatgtgaccattctgtatcatccggggaaggccaatgttgtggccgatgcgttgagtaggaagactcatagcatggggagtcttgcatctcttagtgttgaggagagaccattggctagagatgttcaattgttagctaacagtcttgtccgatTACATATTTCAgaggagagtgatgggatgattgcttttattgaggctcgatcttctttagtcgagcagattcgtgcacaccagtttgatgatgaaaaattatgtctcattcgagacaaagtattgaaaggggaagctaaggaggctgtccttgattctgatggtgtcttgaggatcggaggcaggatttgtgtgcccaagacaggtgatttgattaaattgatccctgaggaggcccattgttctcgatattctatccatccgggagcggcaaaaatgtatcatgatctgagtcagcattacgggtggtgtgggatgaagagagatattacagactttgttttgaggtgtttgacttgccagcaggtcaagtgtgagcaccagcggcctGGAGTGTATCTCaaaggatgcctattcctacttggaagtgggagcggattactatggactttgttgtgggtttgcctaccacagtgggtggttatgactctatttgggttgttgttgataggctgaccaagtctgcccacttcattccggttcgggtgaagtatacggcagaaaagttagccgagctatatatcagtcagatcgtgcgactacatggagttccgatttctatcatatcagatcggggTTCATtatttacttctcatttctggaaggcattacaacatggtctgggtaatcagttagatatgagtactgcatttcaccctcaaacagatggtcaatctgagcggaccatttaggtgttggaagatatgcttcgagcgtgtgtgattgattttggtgctagatgggatcaacatttaccattagcggagtttgcctataataatagttatcactctagtatccagatggccccatttgaggcgttgtatggaagacggtgtaggactccgattggttggtttgattcggcagagatggactctttggatacagacttgcttagagatgctatggagcaagtccgtatgattcagtatagattattgacagctcagagtcgacagaagagttatgcagaccggagagttagagccttggtgtttatggagggtgatcatgtttggctccgagtatcacccatgaagggtgtgatgaggtttggaaagaagggcaagcttagccctaggttcattggaccttttgagattttgagccgagtgggagaggtggcctataagttggccttgccacctagtttgtcggcagttcattctgttttccatgtctctatgcttcggaagtatattccggatgaatctcatATGATTTCACTCGATTCTGTGGAGCTGGGTCAAGACTTGacatatgaggaggagcctattgctatATTGGATAGGCAAATccgaaagcttaggaccaaggagcttgtttcagtgaaggtgcaatggaagcaccgtTCAGTAagagaagcaacttgggagacagagtctgacatgcgtgccagatatcctcaactttttgaagcttcaggtaattacttttactttatgttcgaggatgaacatgatttttagtggtggataatgtaatgacccaaaaaaaaactcctctttagaatttttttttaaaaatttatttaacttaagttaattaatcgatagtttatgggctaaagtgataatttatttaagaccctataccctttagcctatatttaataaaaataagtgagtaaaatttatcacttttaatacataattaattgagaaaagaaaaaaaaagggaaaagaagcgAACAAGGGTTTGGCATCGGAAATTTGCAAAATGCATCCAGGTGAGATTTCAATTTGTAACTTTTTAATTTCGTAATGAATGACAATTTATGAGGCAATTCATATGTTTTCTAAGGTGAGGATAAAGAGTGGCATATTGCTTTTCAAAGTTATTGTTGTTACACGTGACTTCTTGGAAATTGGGGGACATGTTGTTGTGGATAATTGTTTGGTCTAATTATTGGGATGGTTATAAGTAGTCATAAGGTGATAGAGGGGTGTTTTGGCCCACATCAAAAGTGTTGCAAATTGTTCCTAAAAGATGAATAAAGTTACTGCCTTTAATTTATATACATGTTAGTATGTAGGTTGATTTTAGTGTTTCTCCAAATtctttatcattattgttatgattattgtaTTATGTTCACAATTAAATTATAGGACAAACAAAATGTGGGGAAAGAATTGATATGTGAAGTGGGTTAAATAACAAACTGGAAAGTTAGAATTTGTTTCAGAATAGTagtatatgttatttattattattattattattattattattagtatacaTATAAGGATGTTAGTGGAGAACCATGACATGTGGTTGGCCATCAATGGCCTTATGAAAGGGTAGTTTGGAGGGTAAGGTGATAATAATCTGCAAATTATTTCGGTCACTAAtttggttatattttttttattattattttattttatttttctctttatcacattataattttaagttttgatatattgacataggtaattaaatatcagatgaattatatcatataaaagcAATTAAATTTGTAGTCTTAaccttttcttgaatttgataaatatgaGAGTTGGAATATTAATTGGCATCAAGACCTAGGgactttattataaatttgggtgaaGTTTTGGGTCTAAGATAAACATATAGGTATTGTTAGTTTCAAAAATCTTATCGTGGTtacttatttgaatagattgttttgagttggaagttcaacaaaaagggaagactcaagttccgaagtgattgttctactatttgaggcaagtgaatttctaaactcttgttaagcgtacgaaattcgtgtatttccttgtgtgatgttgagaatgatttggagacttgttgtttatttgttggtgttgtatttcttgttgtaaattgtgctttgttatcaaatggttatctcctcctttccatttgagcatgtcattgcATGGTATCTGAGACATAGTTGTGGTAGAGGAtgatgtactattttcgaggatcgtatcgcgcgccgcgattgatattatatttcgagggacgtatcgcgcgccgcgatagttactattatcgagggtcgtgtcgtgcaccgcgacagatgcatggacagatatgtcccccatgggtcccggactgagagacagcgggtgtgtatcgttagggaagacatgcatcactatacttgacatcacatctcatggcattgcacattttattattgatgaacttgaacatgtgttttgatgatcttgtgagtgtttctctgtgaagtttgtgactgttgaatattgagttgttattgagaatgtgtaaactgatagagtgtggttattgagttgtgtgtttggtaaactgtaaactgttaGACTGTAGCATGGAGGtctagatagggtgtaaggagtacccatattttattcacttaacttgtgtttagaggtttgcttgttgggtaccgcgtggtttggtactcaccccttgcttctacaaacttttgtaggttacgagcccggatcTTTGTGATACTTTCtattctcttcgtttccgaggcatcttgtggaggattgtgaggtagctgcttgtcatctcagcgaactttcctactccagtttatgattttgtttttatttgaaagacaacttcatgttagacttctattttgtttcaattctaatgtttacattagaggcttgtgcaggTGACAAtctggttttggggattgaattaatatgacttggtttcatactagaaattgttgttggattgtcatttacttccgcactttgttagatattgggttttaggctgacttgtcttggtgggataagacaagtgccatcacacctatttttgggtcgtgacacacgAGGAGATGGTGAATGCATCCACTATGCGGAACGTGGTGAGGAAGTTTATGACATCACAAGATAGAGTTGTGAATTCTGTGTTGGATTTGTACATCTATTTgttgtatgtatgtattatCTATGCTAAATTTGGTGAAGTAGGAAGAAAGCTGCAGGTCTCTAGTCTCTACGAGCAATACTAATTCTTGCGTTGATAGTATGTTTAACTAATAAGTAATTGGTTATATATGTGCAAATTTACAACTTATTTGATATGTATGCAGAGATGCCAAAGCAAAACCAATTTACGGACAATGTGCTTTGAAAGGTATATTCTCAAATGGCAAAGGGAAAAGTTGTTGTTCGAGGCAGAATGTGGACTGAGATTCATAAGAGAAAAGATGGGGTAAGTATTTTTTCTGTAGACTATTACTCGAGTAGATGATTATGTAGCTTAGTATTGTCATACATTTATGTAGGAGACGCAGAGGCTAGTCTCTTCTGCTTATCATCTTTGTATCCGGTAGTAATATTTAGTATTTACCTAGTATCTTATTAAATAGACATAGAATCCACTGAGACATCCGAAGATGAATAGTAGTATAACTCCGACATATTTGAGACATCAAAAATGTCAATATGTCCGTGTCCGAAtctctaaaaataatatatttttagagaaTTCAATATGGGTGCGACATAAAAAGTGAAGAGTCGGCGCAAGTATACGTGAAAGATAAGTATTAACTATTTGGGTAAACTAATGGTTGAATAGTAATTGCACATGGGTGAACAAGAAAAAAGGATTGTTAGTGGGTCTTGTAATTAGTTTCCAAAATCttatttatatacattttccttatattaaaaaaatgttattttcctCGATTTGAAATACCACCCAAAAATAAAAGCGAGAAATACCATAGATAAGAGCATTTTCTCTTAAGGTAGTTTTTTAgacaaattaaaattcaaagttcctTTCCCTCCTATCAAGGATGATATTTGATTGAAAAAGAATTAATCATAGCCGGTTTTAAACGAGGTAACCAAAAAATTGacttaacataaatataaattagttgacaaataaataatgaatatcaaatagtaataaaatataaactaatgTGTTCATGTGTAATTTTACCATTTCACTGTATTGCTGGTATATAACCTTTTCTTCCATGAACTTGATCAAAACGATAAAGTAATGGCAGAACATGAGGAAATATTTTGCCACACACTCAACATGCAATTAAATTAGTATAAGCCACCGCTATATTTCTCTTACATAAGCtgaatcatatattatttaaagtgAGAAGCTCATATATTCAAAGTTGGATTATAATTTTTCCTCCACTAAATCAAAAACATACAATATTGTTatttagtttgatattttatcaaattttgatttagtCAAGTGACAAAATGTTAATCCAATTTTAATGGAGTTACCCactttatataatatatgattcagcttaattaaaaaaaatattacggTTACGTATACTAAATTAATTGCATGTCGAGTATGTGACCAAAAATTCTCTCATGTTGTATTActactttatcattttgatCAAGTTAATGGAAGATAACGATATATGCTAGCAATACAACAAAATGGTAAATCATACATGAATTGAATATAttagtttttatattattatgatttgataTAATAGCttgatattcaatatttatttgttgGCCAATCTATATTTATGCCAAGTCGATTTTTCTATACCTCTTTTAAAGATCAACTAAAATTTATTCTTGttcgattaaaaaaaagtacattttGAAAGGAGGGAGAGGAACTTTGAAGTTTTCATTTGTTTGAAAACTTCCTTACAAGAGAAAACACTCTTATCTAGGGCGTTTCTTGATTCTAATTTTTATGGTAATTCATTTTAAAtcgatgaatttttttttaaggaaaatgcaTCAGTACCCTTCAACCTATacccaaaatctcagagacacacttatactatactaaagtcctattTACCCCTCccccgaacttattttatatataattttctacccctttacGGCTGACGTGACACTATCTTTTGGGTCAAATGCATGTTGACATTTtgttcaagctagtgccacgtaggccgaaaagggatagaaaattctatataaaataaatttataggggtaataagaccttaatataatatacGTGTGTCTTTAGGATTTCGAGCATAGAtttggggggagggggaggggaggtacttgtgcattttctttttttttatatgaggAAGGGTAGTTTCCAAAAGTTTATAAATACATCTTCCTCATATAGAAAAGGTAATTTACCTCGATTTAGAATGAATTGTTACCCAAAATTAGAAGCGAGAAGCACCCTAGATAGGAGTGTTTTCTCTTGGAAGGATgttttcaaacaaattaaaaattcaaagttcTTCCTCTCATCAAGATGATGATTTTCCGATCGAACAAGATAAATCATAGTTAGTTCTAAAGAggtaaggaaaaaaaaggactttaaacaaatataaattggttggtaaataaataatgaatatcaaattattgtgtctaaaagaaataatatataaactaataTGTTCATGTGTAATTTTACCATTTCCTTGTATTGCTAGCATATACCATTTTTTTCCATGATTTgatcaaaatgataaaatagCGGCACAATATGCTGATATATTTTGCCACACACtcgatatacaattaaattattataagtcACCATTATGTTTCTTTTAATAAACTAAGTTGAATCATGTATTATTTAAAGTGGAAAACTCATAtctttaaagttgaattaccatatTCTCCCTTCACtaaatcaaaacttaatatgatatttaattaaacttTATTGTTTGGAAGGGAAAAGTGGTAATCCAACTTTGAAGATAGGAGCTTCCcactataattaatatatgattcAGTTTAGTTAAGAAAAACATAACGGTGACTTATACGAATTTAATTGCATGTCGAGTCTATGGAAAAATATTTCTTCTCGCTTTATC
Proteins encoded in this window:
- the LOC109119077 gene encoding cold shock protein 2-like, producing the protein MEREEFGDPKRSCISGQFHGASSGGRGSQRVSGSFQQRGPIHASMLTFEGVQTSRGSYSSGQSSYGSQQRPTGRGNYSGFSGSTQQFPGQRFCFTCGDPDHLMRQCTSQRGRGGPRPNSSFQTRPPAPQGRGRGRVQSGRGDRVSSSGVAAQQSGGRGTTQDGGGRGGHCYAFPGRPEAETSDAVITDCFELEVQQKGKTQVPK